The Candidatus Dependentiae bacterium genome contains a region encoding:
- the rplV gene encoding 50S ribosomal protein L22, which translates to MQFVAKFRHVRLSPYKMRRLVNAIRGKKVTYALGWLSAYPVKLSLPIKKLVASAAANAKYLKNVNPEQIIIKDVRVDEGPMYRYYKPGAMGRTNIYRRRSSHMSIVLEPVDTREE; encoded by the coding sequence ATGCAATTTGTTGCTAAATTTCGCCATGTTCGTCTTTCTCCCTACAAAATGCGAAGATTGGTAAACGCGATTCGAGGAAAAAAAGTTACGTATGCATTGGGTTGGTTGAGTGCCTATCCCGTCAAGCTGTCGTTACCTATTAAAAAATTGGTAGCATCAGCCGCAGCAAATGCAAAGTACTTAAAAAATGTTAATCCTGAGCAGATTATCATAAAAGATGTGAGAGTTGATGAGGGCCCTATGTACCGCTATTACAAGCCTGGTGCAATGGGACGTACTAATATTTATAGAAGACGCTCAAGCCATATGAGTATTGTGCTAGAGCCTGTAGACACAAGAGAGGAATAA
- the rpsS gene encoding 30S ribosomal protein S19 has product MARSTKKGPYVQASLLKKVQKIKISGKREVIKTWSRRSMIIPDFVGLTIAVHNGNKFISVFITENMVGHRLGEFSHTRTFRLHSGQRKAGAASASKG; this is encoded by the coding sequence ATGGCTAGATCGACAAAAAAAGGCCCATACGTTCAAGCATCATTGCTAAAAAAGGTTCAGAAAATAAAAATAAGTGGCAAGCGTGAAGTAATTAAAACGTGGTCGCGCAGAAGTATGATTATACCTGATTTTGTTGGGTTGACTATTGCTGTTCATAACGGAAATAAATTTATTTCCGTATTTATTACAGAAAATATGGTTGGTCATCGTCTTGGTGAGTTTTCGCATACCAGAACGTTTAGATTGCACAGTGGTCAGCGCAAAGCCGGAGCCGCTTCTGCTTCTAAAGGATAA
- the rplB gene encoding 50S ribosomal protein L2 produces the protein MAIVRRKPRNASLRFQTYLDSSDITKKKPEKGLTVGLRKKAGRNAYGRITVRHRGGGAARRYRVIDFRRSERDIEGRIVSIEYDPNRNVRIGLVVYKNGAKKYILLPEGLGVGDTVMASEKADAKIGNCMPLSSVPVGFMVHNIEMAPGFGGKIARSAGTSAQFIARGDEHATLKMPSGEVRLVPLGCWATIGVLGNSDYRNISWGKAGRTRNRGFRSSVRGMAMNPVDHPHGGGEGRSKSGSHPQSPTGKGCKGTRTRKKKKPSSVYIIRRRVVKRKK, from the coding sequence ATGGCGATAGTTAGAAGAAAACCGCGTAATGCTTCGTTGCGATTCCAAACATATTTGGACTCGAGTGATATTACTAAGAAAAAGCCAGAAAAAGGGCTTACTGTTGGATTAAGAAAAAAAGCGGGCAGAAATGCATATGGCAGAATCACTGTACGTCATCGTGGTGGAGGGGCTGCTAGAAGGTATCGTGTAATAGATTTTCGTCGAAGTGAGCGAGATATTGAGGGACGTATAGTATCAATTGAGTATGATCCAAATCGTAATGTTCGTATTGGCCTCGTTGTATACAAAAATGGTGCAAAGAAATACATTTTATTACCAGAGGGACTTGGTGTTGGTGATACCGTTATGGCTAGCGAAAAAGCTGATGCAAAAATTGGTAACTGTATGCCATTAAGCTCTGTACCAGTAGGATTTATGGTGCACAATATAGAAATGGCACCTGGATTTGGTGGTAAAATTGCGCGAAGTGCAGGAACTAGCGCTCAGTTCATTGCACGAGGCGATGAACATGCAACATTAAAAATGCCTTCTGGTGAAGTTCGTTTAGTTCCATTGGGTTGTTGGGCAACTATAGGTGTACTTGGTAACAGTGATTATCGTAATATCTCATGGGGTAAGGCTGGTCGTACAAGAAATCGTGGATTTCGTTCATCAGTTCGTGGTATGGCAATGAACCCTGTTGATCATCCACATGGTGGTGGTGAGGGAAGATCAAAGTCTGGTTCTCATCCTCAGTCTCCGACAGGAAAGGGCTGTAAGGGTACGCGAACCAGGAAGAAAAAGAAACCAAGCAGTGTGTATATTATCAGAAGACGCGTCGTAAAACGTAAGAAATAG